The nucleotide sequence GGTGCTGGCCCGCACCCGCCAGAAGCTGGAAGCCCTGGAACGCGAGGTCAGCGCACTGGAGCGCGCCAGCCATTCCTGATGACTGCACCATTCACAGGCATGTTCCGGCGGGCGCTGTGCACCGCGATGGCGATGCTGTGTCTGCTGGGGACGCCGGCACGCGCACTGATCCCCGACGAGCTGGTGCCCTGGCTGCCGAGCATTACCGCTGACGAGCTGCAGCACCAGCTCACCGCCCTGCCCGACATCAATGCCCCCGATGCCAGCGGCCGTACGCTGCTTGATCACGCGCTGTGCAGTGCGCCGGCACTGGTGCCGACACTGCTGGACGCCGGCGCTGACCCGTCCCGGCGCGATGCACGCGGCGCGCAGGCCCTGCAGCGGCTGTTCCGCTGTGGCCACGCCCCGGACGACACCCGTGCCGCAGCACTGGTGGACCTGCTGCTGGCCCATGGCCTGGATCCGAACGATACCGACCAGCTCGAACGTACCCCGCTGCACGCCGCACTGATGCTGCTCGGTGAAGGCCGGGGCGAGATCAATCTCTATCGCGACGGTGCTCTGCTGTTGCTGGCCCGGGGCGCGGACGCCGCACAGCCGGACAACGCAGGCCTGACACCCCTGCACCTGGCCGTGAGCGAGCACGATGGACGCATCACCGCGCTGATCCTGGACACCGGCACCGACCCGGACCTGCGCGACGCCGCCGGCCGCACGCCGCTGTGGTACGCCGCCGAGGGCGCCGGCAATCTGGTGCCGTTTCAGCTGTTGCTGGAGGCCGGCGCGAGCGCCACACAATCCGGCCTGCGCGAACGCGTCCTGGCCGCCCGGGCGCCCGCCAAGACCGCTCTGCTGTCAGGCTACCTGCCCGACTGGCGCCTGCCTGCGGACGCGGCGTTCCGGCAGATCGAGCAGGGCCTGCACACCGGCCTGCCCGCAACAAGCCTGGACCGCCTGCACCAAAGCAGTGCCGAACCGGATAGCCTCGCCCGCCGTCTTGCCGACGCCGCCCCGACGCACCTGCCGACACTGACCCGCGCCGGCCTCGGCCCACAGGCGGACTGGCTGATCGCCCACGCCCTGCCCGCCGCCGGACAACCGGCCAGCGAGGCGCTGTTGACCTTCGCAGTGGACAGCGGCGACCTGGCCCTGACCCGCCGGCTGCTGGACGCCGGCACGCCACCGGCCGACCCGGCCACGCTGATGCGCCTGGCACTGGCCACCGAGCGCCTGCCGCTGATCCAGCTTCTGGCCGAGCACCTGCCCGGACGCCACCAGCTCGCGCCCTGGCTGGTTCACTACCTCGCCAGCGGCGGCCACCAGCCGACACTGGTGGAATGGCTGCTGCTCGACGGCGTGGACATCAATGCCCGCGATGCCCATGGCAACACCGCCGCCATGCTGGCCGCCCGCGACGGCCACACGAACCTGGTGCAGCTGTTGCTGGCCCATGGCGCGGATACCCGTGCAGTCAATCACAGCGGCTGTGACCTGGCCTGCTACTACCGGCGCGACGACGCCGGCGCTGCACTGCCTGCCCTGAACGAGGCGCCGGCTGCCTTCTACCTGCTCGCCTTCGGCCCGGCGCTGCTGCTGTACTTCGCGCTCGCCGCCCGGCAGCTGCACCACCACCGGCCGCTGGCGCGCCTGACGCTGGGGCTGGCCGCCGGGCTGGCCGTGACGCTGGGAGTTTCCGCCTCGCTGTTTTATGAGTGCGCACCCTGTGTTGCCACTGGCGACCAGCCGCTGTGGCTGACCGGCGCCTGCGCCACGCTGCTGTCGGCACTGGCCATGTGGCTGGCCTTGCGCCAGCGCTGACAACACGCGTCGGCATCGGCTTACCTGCATCCATGTCATCGGCGCACAGCATCGCCCGGCCCGCTCACTAGACTGAACACTCCTTTTGCACCAGGAGTCGCCGTGAGCACCACATCCTTACTGCATACCCGCGCCCAACTGGGCATCGATGCCCCCGCCGTCCAGGTGGAAACCCATCTGTCCGGCGGCCTGCCGGCATTTTCCATTGTCGGCCTGCCGGAGGCGGCGGTCCGCGAAAGCCGCGAGCGGGTGCGCTCGGCACTGCTCAACAGCGGCTTCGAGTTTCCGCAGCGACGCATCACGGTGAACCTTGCACCGGCCGACCTGCCGAAAAACGGCGGCCGCTTTGACCTGCCGATCGCGCTCGGCATTCTCAACGCCAGCGGCCAGCTCAAGATCGACGCGCCGGAGCGGCTCGAATTCCTCGGTGAACTGGCCCTCAGCGGCACCCTGCGTCCCGGCAGCGGCGTGCTGCCGGCGGCCCTGGCCGCACGGGACGCCGGGCGTGAGCTGATCCTGCCCGCCGGCAACGCCGCCGAGGCGGCACTGGGCAAAGGCTGCGTGCGGGGCGCCACGTCCCTGCTGACGGTCTGCGCCCACCTGCGCGCCCTTGAGCTGCTACCGGACACCGCGCCGCCCCCCTGCGCCGGGCTGTCGGAAGATGGCCTGTGTCTGTCCGACGTGCGCGGCCAGGCGCAGGCCCGGCGTGCGCTGGAAATTGCCGCCGCCGGTGCCCATTCGCTGCTGTTGCGCGGCCCGCCAGGCAGTGGCAAGAGCATGCTCGCTCAACGTTTGCCGGGGCTGTTGCCGCCGCTGGACGAACAGCAGGCGCTGACGGTGGCCGCGATTCACTCGCTGCAGCGTCCCCGGCCGGTGAACAGCTTCCGGCTGCCACCCTACCGGGCGCCGCATCACACCGCCTCGGCCGTGGCCCTGGCCGGCGGCGGCAGCCAACCCCGGCCGGGTGAGGTATCGCTGGCACACCACGGGGTACTGTTTCTGGATGAGATGCCGGAGTTCGAACGGCGCGTACTGGAAGTGCTGCGCGAACCGCTGGAAAGCGGCGAGGTGCACATTGCCCGCGCCAACAGCCAGGCGAGTTTCCCGGCCCGGTTTCAGCTGATCGCGGCGATGAACCCCTGCCCCTGCGGCTGGCTGGGCGACCCGCAGCGCGGCTGCGGCTATGTGTGCGAGAAGGCGCGCCGCTACCAGCAGAAGCTGTCCGGCCCGTTGCTGGACCGGATCGATCTGCATGTGCCGGTCAGCGCGCTGTCCCCGATGGAATTGACACGTCAGCCGCCGGGGGAAACCAGCGCGGCCGTCCGCCAGCGTGTACAGGCCGCGCGGGAGCGGCAGCTCAGCCGGCAGGGCCACCTGAACCACCGGCTTGCCGGCAAGGCGCTGGCGCCCGTGCTGGCGCAGCACCAGCGCTGGCTGGAACAGGCCGTGGCCCGGCTCGGCCTCTCGGCCCGGGCATTGCACCGCATGTTGCGGGTGGCCCGCACCATCGCCGACCTGGCCGGCAGCGAACACGTTGCGGAGGAAGCACTGGCCGAGGCGCTGGGCTATCGGGCCGGCGAGACCGCCGGGCGGCGGGAACACTGAAGCCACACGCACGGCGTGGCATACTGCCGCGCCTGGAACCTGAACGGGGTCACGGCGTTCATAAAGACGTCAAGGAATACTGGCAATCTGACTGTAATCACCACTATCCCCATGCCGACACTGATGACCGAGAACACTGCTGAGCTGATCCTGGTGCTGATGATCTTCGCCTGCGCCCTGCTGCGCTGGCCGCATCGCCATGCCACCAGCGGGCGTGCGCTCGACACCGAAGGCTGGCTGCTGCTGGGCCTGACCTGCATCACCATGCTGGCGATGCCGGTCGTGGACGTGCTGGTGCCCTGGCTGGAGTTCGCCGACCTGTCCTTCAGCAATCCGGTGGCCTGGCTCGGGCTGGCGCTGGGCACCACGGCTTTGTGGCTGTTCTGGCGTGCGCAGGGGGATTTTCTGCATCACAGCGGCGGCCGGGAAATGGTCGCGCACGGTGTGTACCGCCACCTGCGCCATCCGATGTATACCGCCATGCTGCTGTGGGCACTGGCGCAGATCCTGCTGCTGCAGAACTGGCTCGCCGGGCCGGCGGCGGCGCTGACGTTCCTGGCGGTGTATCTGCTGCGCATGCCGCGCGACGAGCAGCGCATGCTGGAGCGGTTCGGCCACCGTTACCTGGAGTACATGAGCCGTACCGGCGCGCTGCTGCCGCGCATCAGCCGCCGGCATGATTCATTCTGACCAGCCCGGCAACCGCCCCTCAGACACCCCACCGGAAAAATTCCCCTTTCTCGCTCAGGTAACTGCGCGACAACACCATCTTGTGCACTTCACTGGCGCCGTCCACCAGCCGCGCCTGGCGGGCATAACGGTAGATCCACTCCAGCAGCGTGTCCTTGGAGTAGCCGCGCGCGCCGCATAGCTGGATCGCGGTGTCGGCGGCCTTGTGCAGCGTGTCGGCCACGTGAATCTTGGCCATGGAAATCTCGTTGCGGGCGAAGTCGCCCTGGTCGAGTTTCCAGGCGGCCTGCATGGTCAGCAGGCGCCCGACCTGAATATCCTTGGCCACCTCGCCCAGCATCCATTGCACGCCCTCGTGTTCCGCCAGCGTGCTGCCGAAACTCCTGCGGCGCTCGACGTATTCCGCTGCGATTTCCATGCTGCGCCGCGCCAGGCCGAGCCAGCGCATGCAGTGGGTCAGACGTGCGGTGCCGAGGCGAATCTGTGTCACCTTGAGGCCATCGCCCACGTTCAGCAGGCGGTTTTCATCGGGGATTTCCAGGCCATCGAAACGCAGCTCGCAGTGGCCGCCGTGTTCTTCCGGCCCCATGATCGGGATGCGCCGCACGATCTCCCAGCCGGGCTGGTCGGCGTCGAACAGGAAGGCCGTCAGGCCCTTGCGGTCGTCATCGCCGGTGCGCGCCAGCAGCACGAAATGCTGCGCACCTTCCGCGCCGGTAATAAACCATTTGCGGCCGGTGATGATCCATTTGTCGCCGTTCTTTTCCGCCTTGGTGTAGGTCAGCGACGGGTCCGAGCCGCAGCCATCCGGTTCGGTCATGGCGAACGAGGAGCGCACGCGACCATCGATGATCGGTTGCAGCCAGCGGTCTTTCTGCGCTTCGGTGAGAATCTTGTTGAGCAGGATCATGGTGCCGTCGTCCGGCGCCGAGGCATTGAACGCCAGCGGGCCGAACGGTGAGCGGCCCGCTTCTTCGTAGAGCGCGGCCATGCCGACAATGCCGGTGTCGCGGCCACCGCGTTGTTCCGGCATCTGGAAGCACCACAGGCCCCGTGCCCGGGCTTTCTCGCGCACGCCGGCGAGCACGGTTTCGTCCAGGTTCTCGTGCTCGTCGTAGTTGGCACGGTCCGCTTCCAGCGGGATCACTTCACAGTCGATAAAGTCACGCACCTCGCGGCGCAGGGCATCGATATGCGGCGGCAGAGCGAAATCCATTCCCTATCCCCTTACAACGTGGAACACAGGTGACCGCCGTCCACCGGCAGCGCCACGCCACTCATGTAGGCGGACGCGTCGGACGCCAGCAACAGCAGCGGGCCGGAGATATCCGGCATCTCACCGACGCGGCGGAACGGGATGCGCTTGATCTGCCTCTCGCCATGTTCGCTGCGCAGCCAGTCGCGATTGATGTCGGTTTCAAAATAGCCGGGGCACAGGGCGTTGCAGCGGATGCCGGCACGGGCGTAATCCAGCGCGATGGAACGCGTCAGTTGTACCACGGCGGCCTTGGATGCGGCGTAGGCGGAAAGCTGCTGGCCCACGCGCAGGCCGAGGATGGAGGCGACGTTGACGATGTTGCCGCCACGGCCGGCCGCCTGCCAGCCACGGATGGCCTGCTGCGACACGGCCCAGACGCCCTTGAGGTTGGTGTCGAGCACCGCATCCCAGTCTGCTTCGCTGTAGCCGTCGGTGGTGCCCACGCGGCTGATGCCGGCGTTGTTGATGACCACGTCCGGCATCGGCATGTCGGCAAACGCTGACTGCACGCTGGCGTAGTCGGCCACGTCCATCTCCACCACCAGAGCCTCGCGGCCCAGGGCGCGCACGGCGTCGGCGGTCTGTTCCAGTTTGTCGCGACGGCGGGCGGCCAGTATCAGGTCAGCACCGGCCTCGGCCAGCACGCGGGCGAAATGGGCGCCGAACCCGCTGGAGGCGCCGGTCACCAGCACGCGCTTGCCGGCCAGGGAAAACAGGTTGCTCATGTTCAGGTCCTCATGAAAGCGTCCACGCAGCCTAGGGTCTCGTTCAGGGCGGCTCAAGGACCAAAACGTACAGCAGGGCGCTTCCTCACGTCACACGTCTGACGCCGGGGTGCCGGGGTTGCTATGATGTGCGCTCCCTGCGCCCGGAGGCTTTGTGAGCCAACTCAATTCACGCCAGCAAGAAGCGGTCAGCTATACCCAGGGGCCCCTGCTGGTGCTGGCCGGGGCCGGCTCGGGCAAGACCAGTGTGATCACGCGCAAGATCGCCTGGCTGATCCAGCATCATCAGATCAGCGCCCGACACATTGCCGCGGTGACCTTTACCAACAAGGCCGCGCGCGAGATGAAGGAGCGTGTGTCGGCACTGGTGCCGCGCAGCGAAACCCGTGGCCTGATCGTCTCCACGTTTCATAACCTGGGCCTGCGTATCATCAAGCAGGAACAGGCGGCATCCGGCTTGCGCCGGGGCTTCTCGATCCTTGACCAGACCGACAGCCGCGAGCTGCTGAAAGAGCTGCTGCACCGGGGCGACAGCGAACGCGA is from Isoalcanivorax pacificus W11-5 and encodes:
- a CDS encoding methyltransferase family protein, producing MPTLMTENTAELILVLMIFACALLRWPHRHATSGRALDTEGWLLLGLTCITMLAMPVVDVLVPWLEFADLSFSNPVAWLGLALGTTALWLFWRAQGDFLHHSGGREMVAHGVYRHLRHPMYTAMLLWALAQILLLQNWLAGPAAALTFLAVYLLRMPRDEQRMLERFGHRYLEYMSRTGALLPRISRRHDSF
- a CDS encoding YifB family Mg chelatase-like AAA ATPase → MSTTSLLHTRAQLGIDAPAVQVETHLSGGLPAFSIVGLPEAAVRESRERVRSALLNSGFEFPQRRITVNLAPADLPKNGGRFDLPIALGILNASGQLKIDAPERLEFLGELALSGTLRPGSGVLPAALAARDAGRELILPAGNAAEAALGKGCVRGATSLLTVCAHLRALELLPDTAPPPCAGLSEDGLCLSDVRGQAQARRALEIAAAGAHSLLLRGPPGSGKSMLAQRLPGLLPPLDEQQALTVAAIHSLQRPRPVNSFRLPPYRAPHHTASAVALAGGGSQPRPGEVSLAHHGVLFLDEMPEFERRVLEVLREPLESGEVHIARANSQASFPARFQLIAAMNPCPCGWLGDPQRGCGYVCEKARRYQQKLSGPLLDRIDLHVPVSALSPMELTRQPPGETSAAVRQRVQAARERQLSRQGHLNHRLAGKALAPVLAQHQRWLEQAVARLGLSARALHRMLRVARTIADLAGSEHVAEEALAEALGYRAGETAGRREH
- a CDS encoding acyl-CoA dehydrogenase family protein; this encodes MDFALPPHIDALRREVRDFIDCEVIPLEADRANYDEHENLDETVLAGVREKARARGLWCFQMPEQRGGRDTGIVGMAALYEEAGRSPFGPLAFNASAPDDGTMILLNKILTEAQKDRWLQPIIDGRVRSSFAMTEPDGCGSDPSLTYTKAEKNGDKWIITGRKWFITGAEGAQHFVLLARTGDDDRKGLTAFLFDADQPGWEIVRRIPIMGPEEHGGHCELRFDGLEIPDENRLLNVGDGLKVTQIRLGTARLTHCMRWLGLARRSMEIAAEYVERRRSFGSTLAEHEGVQWMLGEVAKDIQVGRLLTMQAAWKLDQGDFARNEISMAKIHVADTLHKAADTAIQLCGARGYSKDTLLEWIYRYARQARLVDGASEVHKMVLSRSYLSEKGEFFRWGV
- a CDS encoding ankyrin repeat domain-containing protein, producing MTAPFTGMFRRALCTAMAMLCLLGTPARALIPDELVPWLPSITADELQHQLTALPDINAPDASGRTLLDHALCSAPALVPTLLDAGADPSRRDARGAQALQRLFRCGHAPDDTRAAALVDLLLAHGLDPNDTDQLERTPLHAALMLLGEGRGEINLYRDGALLLLARGADAAQPDNAGLTPLHLAVSEHDGRITALILDTGTDPDLRDAAGRTPLWYAAEGAGNLVPFQLLLEAGASATQSGLRERVLAARAPAKTALLSGYLPDWRLPADAAFRQIEQGLHTGLPATSLDRLHQSSAEPDSLARRLADAAPTHLPTLTRAGLGPQADWLIAHALPAAGQPASEALLTFAVDSGDLALTRRLLDAGTPPADPATLMRLALATERLPLIQLLAEHLPGRHQLAPWLVHYLASGGHQPTLVEWLLLDGVDINARDAHGNTAAMLAARDGHTNLVQLLLAHGADTRAVNHSGCDLACYYRRDDAGAALPALNEAPAAFYLLAFGPALLLYFALAARQLHHHRPLARLTLGLAAGLAVTLGVSASLFYECAPCVATGDQPLWLTGACATLLSALAMWLALRQR
- a CDS encoding SDR family NAD(P)-dependent oxidoreductase is translated as MSNLFSLAGKRVLVTGASSGFGAHFARVLAEAGADLILAARRRDKLEQTADAVRALGREALVVEMDVADYASVQSAFADMPMPDVVINNAGISRVGTTDGYSEADWDAVLDTNLKGVWAVSQQAIRGWQAAGRGGNIVNVASILGLRVGQQLSAYAASKAAVVQLTRSIALDYARAGIRCNALCPGYFETDINRDWLRSEHGERQIKRIPFRRVGEMPDISGPLLLLASDASAYMSGVALPVDGGHLCSTL